The Falco peregrinus isolate bFalPer1 chromosome 1, bFalPer1.pri, whole genome shotgun sequence genome has a window encoding:
- the TUBB4B gene encoding tubulin beta-4B chain, with translation MREIVHLQAGQCGNQIGAKFWEVISDEHGIDPTGTYHGDSDLQLERINVYYNEATGGKYVPRAVLVDLEPGTMDSVRSGPFGQIFRPDNFVFGQSGAGNNWAKGHYTEGAELVDSVLDVVRKEAESCDCLQGFQLTHSLGGGTGSGMGTLLISKIREEYPDRIMNTFSVVPSPKVSDTVVEPYNATLSVHQLVENTDETYCIDNEALYDICFRTLKLTTPTYGDLNHLVSATMSGVTTCLRFPGQLNADLRKLAVNMVPFPRLHFFMPGFAPLTSRGSQQYRALTVPELTQQMFDAKNMMAACDPRHGRYLTVAAVFRGRMSMKEVDEQMLNVQNKNSSYFVEWIPNNVKTAVCDIPPRGLKMSATFIGNSTAIQELFKRISEQFTAMFRRKAFLHWYTGEGMDEMEFTEAESNMNDLVSEYQQYQDATAEEEGEFEEEVEEETE, from the exons ATGAGGGAAATCGTGCACCTGCAGGCCGGGCAGTGCGGGAACCAGATTGGAGCCAAG TTCTGGGAGGTGATCAGCGACGAACATGGCATCGATCCAACCGGCACCTACCACGGCGACAGCGACCTGCAGCTGGAGCGCATTAACGTCTACTACAACGAGGCCACAG GTGGCAAGTACGTGCCCCGCGCCGTCCTGGTGGACCTGGAGCCCGGCACGATGGACTCGGTGCGCTCCGGGCCCTTCGGCCAGATATTCAGGCCGGACAACTTCGTGTTCG GTCAGAGCGGAGCAGGAAACAACTGGGCAAAGGGCCACTATACGGAAGGTGCTGAATTAGTTGATTCCGTGTTAGATGTTGTAagaaaggaggcagaaagcTGTGATTGTCTGCAGGGCTTTCAGCTTACTCACTCTCTGGGTGGTGGTACAGGCTCTGGCATGGGTACTCTGCTCATCAGCAAAATTCGTGAAGAGTACCCAGACCGAATTATGAACACATTCAGTGTTGTACCCTCCCCTAAAGTATCAGATACTGTAGTAGAGCCCTACAATGCCACCCTCTCTGTGCACCAGCTTGTGGAGAACACAGATGAAACATACTGTATTGATAACGAAGCCCTGTATGACATATGCTTCAGAACACTGAAGTTAACCACTCCAACGTACGGTGATCTGAACCATTTAGTGTCAGCCACCATGAGCGGTGTTACCACCTGCCTGCGATTCCCAGGCCAGCTTAATGCTGACCTGCGGAAGCTGGCAGTGAACATGGTTCCCTTCCCCCGACTGCACTTTTTCATGCCTGGTTTTGCCCCACTTACGAGCCGTGGGAGCCAGCAGTATCGTGCTTTAACTGTGCCAGAGCTAACACAGCAGATGTTTGATGCAAAGAATATGATGGCTGCGTGTGACCCACGTCATGGCCGCTATCTGACCGTGGCTGCTGTTTTTAGAGGCCGTATGTCAATGAAAGAGGTCGATGAGCAAATGCTGAATGTTCAGAACAAAAATAGCAGCTATTTTGTCGAATGGATTCCTAATAATGTTAAAACAGCAGTCTGTGATATTCCACCTCGTGGCCTGAAAATGTCTGCTACCTTCATTGGTAACAGCACAGCCATCCAGGAGCTGTTCAAACGCATTTCTGAGCAGTTCACTGCGATGTTCCGCCGAAAGGCTTTCCTGCACTGGTACACTGGCGAGGGCATGGATGAGATGGAGTTCACAGAAGCTGAGAGCAACATGAATGACTTGGTGTCTGAGTATCAGCAGTACCAGGATGCTACagctgaggaggagggggagttTGAGGAGGAGGTTGAGGAAGAGACAGAGTAA